Proteins found in one Aspergillus chevalieri M1 DNA, chromosome 2, nearly complete sequence genomic segment:
- a CDS encoding mitochondrial 37S ribosomal protein mS38 (COG:S;~EggNog:ENOG410PRE8;~InterPro:IPR013177;~PFAM:PF08213) yields MLSSSLRRAAWTPIVPISGIARTAAGAAGAAAGASAAASTTSNNMTTNNSNGGLMPQYVRQRRYSSSSSKPSDGFDASGPSSGQTPAKGVNGGTGESKREGRRSRRAGKEQRSAQQQQHDAAFSKLPSVPSTQYQQPHDVHVASFFSIHRPISVSTTVPPSSNQEAFDAIFSSKKSAKAEQEDVMLTLSSAVQSMENTAAEHDDLGRHLEVDVQPYDSMNMSDIKLSVDELAKRLRAFHPPPPPMPFDEAKEVANARQLESSQENSYSTVLTIHESTDATGRKTYEAHTTPFVRTQDMDAPGATEHEEFIDVPQSKGTTYIERLRNNRTMHAISTKRRRKAKMKKHKYKKLLRNTRTLRRKLDKA; encoded by the exons ATGCTGTCGTCCTCATTACGTCGGGCGGCATGGACACCCATCGTGCCAATCTCCGGCATTGCCCGCACAGCAGCCGGCGCAGCCGGTGCAGCGGCCGGTGCTAGCGCTGCTGCAAGCACCACCTCGAACAACATGACCACCAACAATAGCAACGGCGGATTGATGCCACAGTATGTCCGTCAGCGTCGATattcatcttcgtcgtcgaaaCCTAGTGATGGGTTTGATGCGTCGGGTCCTTCGTCGGGGCAGACGCCTGCGAAGGGCGTGAATGGTGGTACTGGGGAGAGTAAGCgggaggggaggaggagTCGGAGGGCAGGGAAGGAGCAGCGGTCtgctcagcagcagcagcacgatGCGGCGTTTTCGAAGTTGCCAAGTGTGCCGTCGACGCAGTATCAGCAGCCGCATG ACGTGCATGTAGCGTCGTTCTTCTCGATCCACCGTCCCATCTCCGTTTCTACGACAGTTCCGCCGTCCTCGAACCAGGAGGCCTTCGACGCGATCTTTTCCTCGAAGAAATCGGCCAAGGCTGAGCAGGAAGATGTGATGCTCACACTGTCCTCCGCCGTCCAGTCGATGGAGAATACCGCGGCCGAGCACGACGACCTTGGCAGACACCTAGAGGTTGACGTGCAGCCGTACGACTCCATGAATATGTCCGACATCAAGCTCTCCGTCGACGAGCTCGCCAAGCGCCTCCGCGCATTCCACCCTCCCCCGCCGCCAATGCCCTTCGACGAGGCCAAGGAAGTCGCCAACGCGCGCCAATTGGAATCGTCTCAGGAAAACTCCTACTCGACTGTCCTGACCATCCACGAGTCCACGGACGCCACCGGCCGCAAGACCTACGAGGCTCACACCACCCCGTTCGTCCGAACGCAGGACATGGACGCCCCCGGCGCCACGGAGCATGAGGAATTCATCGACGTTCCTCAAAGCAAGGGGACGACCTACATCGAGCGTCTGCGCAACAACCGCACGATGCACGCCATCAGCACTAAGAGACGACGAAAGgccaagatgaagaagcaCAAATACAAGAAGCTTCTGCGGAACACAAGAACCCTGAGACGGAAGCTTGACAAGGCTTAA